Within Massilia endophytica, the genomic segment GAGCCCGCTCGCAAGCAGTGGACGCTCAACTTCGCGAACCTGGCCAACGGTGAGATGACTAGCCCCATGCGCGGCTCATTCCAGCAGGGCCAGGGCGTCTTCTATGGCGAGGACACGCTGAAGGGCCGCACCGTTGCCGTGCGCTTCCTGATCATTCCCGTCAACGGCAGCCAGTGGCGTTTCGAGCAGGCCTACTCGGACGATGGCGGAAAGACGTGGGAAACGAACTGGATCGCCATCGACACCCGCCGCAAGGAACAACAATAGGAGATATCGATGAAAAAGCTGCTGCTGGCTTGCGCGGTGCTGGCCATGCCCCTGGCCGTGAAGGCCGAGGAAAAGAAGTGCTACAACATGGACCCGGCCTTCGAGCACCAGATGGGCTACTGCCAGGCCGTCCGCACGGGCAATACGCTGTACATATCGGGCACCGCCGCCTCGGGCGATATGCCCGCCGCCATCGCCAAGGTGTATGCGGACCTGAAAACCACCCTCGCCGCCCACGGCCTCACTTTCGCGGACGTGGTCAAGGAAAACGTCTACGCGACCGATCTGGATGCGTTCATCAAGCACCATGAGATACGCAAGGCCATGTACACGAAGGGCTATCCTGCCGCCACCTGGCTGCAGGTGACTCGCCTGTTCACGCCGAAACTGGTGGTCGAGGTGGAACTGGTGGCGGTATTCCCATCGAAATAATAATGCAACCTAAGGGTTGCATTTTCCGCGCACCTGGCTTACTCTCTGTTGCGCAACCGGCCGGTTGCACAAACTGAGGAGCGCAAATGGATACCGACCGCATCGAACGCAGCATCGTCATCAACGCACTGCGCGACCGCGTCTGGCAGGCGCTGTCGAGCGCCGAGGAATTCGGCACCTGGTTTGGCGTCAACCTGAAGGGCCAGGTGTTCGCCGCAGGGCAGACCGTGCAAGGCAATATCACCCACCCCGGCTACGAGCACCTGCGCATGACGGCAGTGATCAAGACCGTGCAGCCGAAAGACCTGCTGGCCTTCAACTGGCATCCCTATGCCATCGACCCCGCCATCGACTACAGCCATGAGGAGCAGACGCTCGTCACCTTCACGCTGTCCGACGCACCCGGCAACGCCACGCTGCTCAAGGTGGTGGAATCGGGCTTCGACAAGGTCCCGGCGCGCCGCCGCGACGAAGCCTTCCGCATGAACAGCAAGGGGTGGGACGCGCAGATCGAAAACATCGTACGCCATGTCCAGGGGTGAGGACAGGGCCGCGCTGGCACACGTGTTCGCGGCGCTGGGCGACCCCACGCGCCTGAAGCTGGTCACCCTCCTCTGCGCTGGCGGCGCCTTTTCCATCGCCCAGCTGACGGCCAGCACGGAGATCAGCCGCCAGGGCGTGACCAAGCACCTCCAGGTGCTCGCGGAAGCGGGCGTGGTGCGCGACCTGCGCCAGGGCCGCGAACGGCTCTGGCAACTGGAACCTTCCGCCATCGAGGAAGCCCGGCGCTCGCTGGAAGCGATCGGGCGGCAGTGGGACGCGGCGCTCGGCAGGCTGAAAGCATTCGTCGAAGCGACGGCGATATAATCGTTTTAACAACAACCAGGAGACATCATGAAATACCAGGGAAGCTGCCACTGCGGCAATATCAAATTCGAGGTCGAAGGCGAGATCAAATCCGGCCTGGCCTGCAACTGCTCCATGTGCCAGCGCAAAGGTTCCCTGCTCTGGTTCGTGCCGCGCCACGCCATGCGCCTGCTCACGCCCGAAGAGAACGCGAGCAGCTATCTCTTCAACAAGCACAAGATCACGCACCGCTTCTGCGCGACCTGCGGCATCCATCCCTACGCAACCAGCAGCATGCCGACGGGCGAGCCGATGGCGGCTATCAACCTGCGCTGCCTCGAGGAGATCGACCTCGAAGCCATCCCCGTCACGCACTACGACGGGCGCTCGGTGTAGTTGACAAACGCCCAAGAAATGGCCGGGAGAGGCGGTTTACCGATATAATTTCCGCCTTTCCCGCCCGGATGTCCGCCATGTCCCTGCTTGACCACGAGATTGAACTGCTGTCGCCCGCCAAAACCGCCGAAATCGGGCGCGAAGCCATCCTGCATGGCGCGGACGCGGTTTACATAGGCGGGCCCGCCTTTGGCGCGCGCCACAACGCGAGCAATCCGCTGGAAGACATTGCGGGCCTGGTGGAATTCGCCCACCGCTACCACGCGCGCATCTTCGTCACGATGAACACCATCATGCACGATGCGGAACTGGACCTGGCGCGCCAGCAGATCTGGCAGCTCTACGAAGCGGGCGTGGATGCGCTCATCATCCAGGACATGGGCCTGCTGGAGATGGACCTGCCGCCGATCCAGCTGCACGCCAGCACCCAGTGCGATATCCGCACCGTGGAGAAGGCGCGCTTCCTCGGCGACGTAGGCTTCTCCCAGCTGGTGCTGGCGCGCGAACTCACGGTGGAACAGATCCGCAAGATCCGCGCGGAAGTGAATACGCCGCTGGAGTACTTCGTGCACGGCGCGCTGTGCGTCGCCTTCTCCGGCCAGTGCTACATCTCGCATGCGGACACGGGCCGCAGCGCAAACCGCGGCGACTGCTCCCAGGCCTGCCGCCTGCCTTACACCCTTTCCGACGGCCAGGGCCGCGTGGTGGCTTACGAAAAGCACCTGCTGTCGATGAAGGACAACGACCAGAGCGCGAACCTCGAAGCGCTGGTGGACGCGGGCATCCGCTCCTTCAAGATCGAAGGCCGCTACAAGGACATGGGCTATGTGAAGAACATCACGGGCCACTACCGCAAGCTGATCGACGAGCTGCTTGAGCGCCGTCCCGAGTTCGTGCGCGCCTCCAGCGGCCACACCCGCCTCATGTTCACGCCGGACGTGGACAAAACCTTCCACCGC encodes:
- a CDS encoding RidA family protein; protein product: MKKLLLACAVLAMPLAVKAEEKKCYNMDPAFEHQMGYCQAVRTGNTLYISGTAASGDMPAAIAKVYADLKTTLAAHGLTFADVVKENVYATDLDAFIKHHEIRKAMYTKGYPAATWLQVTRLFTPKLVVEVELVAVFPSK
- a CDS encoding SRPBCC family protein, with protein sequence MDTDRIERSIVINALRDRVWQALSSAEEFGTWFGVNLKGQVFAAGQTVQGNITHPGYEHLRMTAVIKTVQPKDLLAFNWHPYAIDPAIDYSHEEQTLVTFTLSDAPGNATLLKVVESGFDKVPARRRDEAFRMNSKGWDAQIENIVRHVQG
- a CDS encoding ArsR/SmtB family transcription factor, encoding MSRGEDRAALAHVFAALGDPTRLKLVTLLCAGGAFSIAQLTASTEISRQGVTKHLQVLAEAGVVRDLRQGRERLWQLEPSAIEEARRSLEAIGRQWDAALGRLKAFVEATAI
- a CDS encoding GFA family protein, whose translation is MKYQGSCHCGNIKFEVEGEIKSGLACNCSMCQRKGSLLWFVPRHAMRLLTPEENASSYLFNKHKITHRFCATCGIHPYATSSMPTGEPMAAINLRCLEEIDLEAIPVTHYDGRSV